One genomic region from Bacteroidota bacterium encodes:
- a CDS encoding sugar phosphate isomerase/epimerase, giving the protein MKRRAFLQHAATGLGASVLLPTWLQAAHRSGAFKIGFQSWVVREPLNADFAGTLKKLAGQGYESMEMCSPLGYGSYGFGGLAKMPVPEIKRTLDGEGIACESSHFTYPELTKDLMASVEFAHELGLEQMIVSATNVNERTGTLDDWKKAADTMNEWGRKIKENGLPFGFHNHHFEFVEIDGQLVYDVLMDRLDPELVAMQFQVAVVNIGYHAADYFRKYPGRFVSAHLADWGGEESGSVPIGQGKVDWPDFFEAAKVGGLKNLYVEMDQKLLPDSATYLQSV; this is encoded by the coding sequence ATGAAAAGAAGAGCATTCCTCCAACACGCTGCTACCGGTCTTGGCGCAAGCGTACTGCTGCCTACATGGTTACAGGCGGCCCATCGTTCTGGCGCATTCAAAATTGGCTTTCAAAGCTGGGTAGTGCGTGAGCCACTAAACGCTGATTTTGCCGGCACCCTCAAAAAACTGGCCGGCCAGGGGTATGAGAGTATGGAGATGTGCTCGCCGCTGGGCTATGGCTCTTATGGATTTGGTGGACTTGCCAAGATGCCCGTACCTGAGATCAAGCGCACACTGGATGGAGAAGGCATCGCTTGTGAGAGTTCGCACTTCACGTACCCGGAGTTAACAAAAGACTTAATGGCCAGCGTCGAATTTGCCCACGAATTAGGACTGGAGCAAATGATTGTATCTGCAACCAACGTGAACGAACGCACCGGTACGCTCGACGACTGGAAAAAAGCGGCAGATACGATGAATGAATGGGGCCGTAAAATCAAAGAAAACGGATTGCCTTTTGGCTTCCATAACCACCATTTTGAGTTTGTCGAAATAGACGGCCAGCTTGTTTACGATGTGTTGATGGATCGTCTGGATCCTGAGCTTGTTGCCATGCAATTCCAGGTTGCTGTAGTCAATATCGGCTACCACGCAGCTGACTACTTCCGCAAATACCCCGGCCGATTTGTATCTGCCCACCTTGCAGATTGGGGAGGTGAAGAATCCGGATCGGTACCAATAGGACAGGGCAAAGTTGATTGGCCTGATTTCTTTGAGGCCGCAAAGGTTGGCGGGTTGAAGAACCTGTACGTCGAAATGGATCAGAAGCTCTTGCCGGATAGCGCAACGTACCTGCAGTCCGTTTGA
- a CDS encoding DUF998 domain-containing protein, whose product MSESSSMVFSPMAVRKVIGLLGTSLPLILAVGGLLIYDTTIQRTVSLYYHTAVRDVFVGMLFAISVGLLTYRGYDWRDNWFTNIASILAIGVALFPTDADPDVYSTIGTIHLVCAGGFFAVLIYIAGWLFTKSNPTTPAKVLRIRLYKICACVMGGALLLMFGYYLVPDGLRDQLQPYNPVFYLEALAIMAFGFAWLVKGGALIKDEAVPA is encoded by the coding sequence ATGTCAGAATCCAGTTCAATGGTATTTTCACCGATGGCCGTTCGCAAAGTCATCGGCCTACTCGGAACGTCATTACCGCTCATCCTGGCTGTTGGCGGATTGCTGATCTATGATACTACCATTCAGCGCACTGTCAGTCTGTATTACCACACAGCAGTGCGTGACGTTTTTGTCGGAATGCTGTTTGCGATTTCAGTAGGCCTCCTTACTTACCGCGGGTATGACTGGCGAGATAACTGGTTTACAAACATAGCAAGTATCCTCGCCATCGGAGTTGCTCTTTTTCCTACGGACGCTGACCCGGATGTCTACTCCACCATTGGTACCATACACCTGGTATGTGCGGGCGGGTTTTTTGCCGTACTGATTTACATCGCCGGCTGGCTATTTACCAAATCTAATCCTACCACCCCTGCCAAAGTATTGCGTATCCGGCTTTACAAAATCTGCGCTTGTGTGATGGGGGGCGCGTTGCTGCTGATGTTTGGGTACTACCTGGTGCCAGATGGCCTGAGAGACCAGCTCCAACCTTATAATCCGGTATTCTATCTAGAAGCACTGGCTATTATGGCCTTTGGGTTCGCCTGGCTGGTCAAAGGGGGGGCATTGATCAAGGATGAGGCTGTGCCGGCCTGA